A single Triticum dicoccoides isolate Atlit2015 ecotype Zavitan chromosome 2A, WEW_v2.0, whole genome shotgun sequence DNA region contains:
- the LOC119354946 gene encoding small ribosomal subunit biogenesis GTPase RsgA 1, mitochondrial-like, with the protein MPLFPPPSTATLPHLRLPLPLPLPQSLRLLHRASRHPRLPPAVSAASLPLPPPDALLPNQATGLVAASQANFMRVIVSSTAPGLEQHQGTDLLCLVRALLKKIRRRVLVGDRVLVGAVDWTDRRGMIEDVFERRSEVVDPPVANVDRLVVLFSLDQPQPEPATLTRFLVEAESTGIPFVLAFNKVELVDDQIISYWRDRLKSWGYDPLFLSVDQRSGLSALEEMLEGQTTVVVGPSGVGKSSLINALRCNQNISEEDPIHQLLEQNSKWFGEQRVGTVSKKSGKGKHTTRHVSLLPIVDGGFLADTPGFNQPSLMKVTKRGLAETFPEIRKMLEENESSGCLFNDCVHLGEHGCVVKGDWERYPYYLQLLDEIKIRESFQLRTFGTKREGDVRYKTGTMGVKQVEPRLQLKKHRRVSRKKLNQSILDEMDSDMDDLDDDYQFGVSRRTSKR; encoded by the exons ATGCCGCTCTTCCCACCCCCCTCCACGGCCACACTgccccacctccgcctcccgctcccGCTTCCCCTTCCCCAAAGCCTCCGCCTCCTTCACCGTGCCTCCCGCCATCCGCGCCTCCCCCCCGCGGTGTCGGCCGCCTCTCTCCCCCTGCCGCCCCCCGATGCGCTCCTCCCGAACCAGGCCACGGGCCTCGTCGCGGCTTCCCAGGCCAATTTCATGCGCGTCATCGTCAGCTCCACCGCCCCGGGGCTCGAGCAACACCAAGGGACAGACCTTCTCTGCCTCGTCCGCGCGCTGCTCAAGAAGATCcgccgccgcgtgctcgtcggggacaGGGTGCTCGTCGGGGCCGTCGACTGGACCGACCGCCGCGGGATGATCGAGGACGTCTTTGAGCGCCGGAGCGAGGTGGTCGATCCGCCGGTCGCCAACGTCGACCGTCTCGTTGTGCTCTTCTCGCTGGACCAGCCGCAGCCTGAGCCCGCCACGCTCACCAGGTTCCTCGTCGAGGCCGAGTCCACAGGGATACCCTTCGTGCTTGCCTTCAACAAGGTCGAGCTCGTGGACGATCAG ATCATCTCCTACTGGAGGGACAGGTTGAAGAGCTGGGGCTATGATCCACTCTTTCTAAGTGTTGATCAGAGATCTGGATTATCAGCTCTTGAAGAGATGCTGGAGGGACAGACAACTGTAGTTGTTGGTCCAAGCGGTGTTGGGAAGTCCAGTCTTATTAATGCCTTGAGATGCAACCAAAACATTTCAGAGGAAGATCCAATACATCAACTTCTTGAACAG AATAGTAAATGGTTTGGTGAACAACGCGTTGGTACCGTGTCCAAGAAAAGCGGCAAAGGAAAGCATACCACACGTCATGTTTCATTACTTCCGATAGTTGATGGAGGTTTTCTTGCTGATACTCCTGGATTTAACCAGCCTAGCCTGATGAAAGTGACCAAAAGGGGTCTTGCAGAAACTTTCCCTGAG ATAAGAAAGATGCTAGAAGAAAATGAGTCCTCCGGGTGCTTATTTAATGACTGTGTTCACCTTGGTGAACATGGCTGTGTTGTCAAAGGTGACTGGGAAAGATATCCATACTATCTGCAGTTGCTTGATGAGATCAAAATTAGGGAATCCTTCCAGTTACGAACATTTGGAACTAAAAGAGAAGGTGATGTCAG GTATAAAACAGGTACCATGGGTGTGAAGCAAGTGGAGCCTCGCCTTCAACTCAAAAAGCACAGGAGGGTGTCCAGGAAGAAGTTGAACCAATCGATTCTCGATGAAATGGATTCTGACATGGATGACCTCGATGATGACTACCAGTTCGGTGTAAGCCGACGTACTAGCAAACGGTGA